From a single Haloarcula sp. DT43 genomic region:
- a CDS encoding DUF5305 domain-containing protein, with product MGLLGRETRRTVADNYRLLLICLVAVAAVGGYLTYTSHVAPGTETTTRQVSSWQSSGSFTHNATVRNGTAAFREGEVLDERSVYLRQVAPVLDGAFTYTYSASDEGDLTAVADVAVQYRSVEATQNGDIVYWAVEQSLTRNGVQSLAAGERLTAPFSVNVSRAAETVRRIDSEHGRTAGRLEVAVVSRVELSGTRNGQRVDTTRTYRLPITPSQSSYRVGNSGPVTHSDDRTVETRVERTYGPLWTSGGPVLSFGGLVGAVALVYGRVTGRFGLTETERRWLAYESARAEFDEWITVGRADPVDDDVWATTVDSLVGLVDIAIDTDERIIETENGSELIVYTGDRLYRYRPPPEPGAGDSAEVHSDAETPS from the coding sequence ATGGGGCTGTTGGGGCGGGAGACACGACGGACAGTCGCTGACAACTACAGACTGCTACTGATTTGCCTGGTCGCGGTCGCCGCCGTCGGCGGCTATCTCACGTACACGAGCCACGTTGCCCCCGGCACAGAGACGACCACGCGACAGGTGTCGTCGTGGCAATCGTCCGGGTCGTTCACGCACAATGCCACAGTACGCAACGGGACCGCCGCGTTCCGGGAGGGCGAAGTGCTCGACGAACGGTCCGTGTACTTGCGTCAGGTCGCTCCTGTGCTGGATGGCGCGTTCACGTACACGTACAGTGCCAGCGACGAAGGCGACCTCACCGCTGTTGCCGACGTGGCCGTCCAGTATCGCTCGGTGGAGGCGACTCAGAACGGTGATATCGTATACTGGGCGGTCGAGCAGTCACTGACTCGGAACGGTGTGCAGTCGCTGGCCGCGGGCGAGCGTCTGACAGCGCCGTTCTCGGTGAACGTCAGCCGTGCTGCTGAAACTGTCCGACGTATCGACTCGGAACACGGTCGGACGGCCGGCCGACTCGAAGTGGCGGTCGTTTCGCGGGTCGAACTCTCGGGGACGCGCAACGGGCAACGGGTCGACACGACCCGCACGTACCGGCTCCCGATTACGCCGAGCCAGAGCAGCTACCGCGTCGGAAACTCCGGCCCAGTGACCCACAGCGACGACCGAACCGTCGAAACGCGGGTAGAACGGACTTACGGACCGCTCTGGACCTCCGGCGGCCCAGTGCTCTCGTTCGGTGGCCTCGTCGGTGCTGTCGCTCTCGTCTACGGACGCGTGACCGGCCGGTTTGGACTCACCGAGACGGAGCGCCGATGGCTCGCGTACGAGTCCGCTCGTGCGGAGTTCGACGAGTGGATAACCGTCGGCCGGGCCGACCCGGTCGACGACGACGTCTGGGCGACGACTGTCGACTCCCTCGTCGGACTCGTCGATATTGCAATCGACACCGACGAACGCATCATCGAGACCGAGAACGGCTCGGAACTCATCGTCTACACCGGGGACCGACTGTACCGGTATCGTCCGCCGCCGGAACCCGGTGCTGGTGACTCCGCGGAAGTCCACAGCGACGCCGAGACGCCGAGCTGA